In Siphonobacter curvatus, the genomic window CAGGTCGTAGAAGAACAAAGTCCCGTGCGGTTTGACCGGGCTCATTTCTTCAATTACGGAGCGTACGGCCTTGAATTTGAGATCGTTTACTTCGTCTTGGATGCTGACTATACCGTATACATGAACGTACATCAGCGAGTCAATATCCGGATTTACGAAGAGCTGAAAAAAATGGACGTAGCCTTTGCCCTGCCAACGCAACATTTGTACTTGGCCAACCTGGACACGGAGCAGGAATCGTCGGTGAGGGGATTAAAATAAATGCAAAACTTTCGGGCTGTATTTGGCTGATTCCCACGAAAAAGCTATCTTTGCGACTCGTTTTACAGAACTGCTCTTACCGGGCTGATTCTCAAGAAATTAAAGCCGATTTATTCGGTCTACTGATAACTAATAAAAAATACTATTATGGCACGGGTTTGTCAAATCACGGGCAAGAAGACGCAGACGGGTTTTAACGTCTCGCATGCCAACAACAAAACGAAGCGGAAATTCTATCCGAACCTGCAAACGAAAAAATTCTTCATTCCTTCTACGGGTGAGTGGGTTCAGATCAAACTTTCGACGCAAGCGATCCGTACGATCAACAAGAAAGGCATTGAAGCCGTTCTGAAAGAAGTTGGAGCTAAATTCTAATTGTTAATCATTAGAAGTAGCCGTAAAGGCCTTGGCATTTCGTTGTCAAGGCCTTTTTTACGTCACCCGGTTTATGCGGAAGTTACGCACCTATCTCGTTGATTTCATTCAGGCGGATTTTAAGCCGGGACTCTACGGCTGTACGGCTTTGTTTCTGGCGATCTGTATCGCTTTCAATTACGCCGTTGATCTGGAGGACACTTACATCGATGCCTACCGGGGAAGCTGGATTCGCTTCGTACTCTTTCTGGGACTCGACGCGTTCGTCTACTATACCGTAACGCTACTCTGGCTTTTTTTTCACCAGCGACTGGCCTTGCTACGAACGCCTACTTTCTGGCTTTTTAGCGGATTTGGGATGATTATCCTGGCCTGGTGGCAGGATTTTACGGGTTACCAACCTCTGGCTACGCTGCCCGCATTCGAGTCCGTTTATCGATTTGCTTTTTACTGTTTATCCAACCTAAGTTCGGGTTTGACCATTTGGGTACCGCTCGCCCTATTTTATCGTTGGACGGATGCACAACCTTCGTATTTTTATGGTTTCCGGCCGGACCAGGGAAGCCTGCGTATGTATGGAACCCTGTTGCTGTTGATGGTACCATTGATTGGCTGGGCATCCTTTCAACCGAGT contains:
- a CDS encoding CPBP family glutamic-type intramembrane protease, with the translated sequence MRKLRTYLVDFIQADFKPGLYGCTALFLAICIAFNYAVDLEDTYIDAYRGSWIRFVLFLGLDAFVYYTVTLLWLFFHQRLALLRTPTFWLFSGFGMIILAWWQDFTGYQPLATLPAFESVYRFAFYCLSNLSSGLTIWVPLALFYRWTDAQPSYFYGFRPDQGSLRMYGTLLLLMVPLIGWASFQPSFLETYPIYKGWGAAAALGVSEWVTALGFEACYGFDFVSTELLLRGFLVIGMAQVLGRGAVLPMVAVYACIHFGKPLGETLGSVLGGYILGILAYESRTIWGGIAIHLGVAWLMELGAFLQTYSQQRQ
- the rpmB gene encoding 50S ribosomal protein L28; its protein translation is MARVCQITGKKTQTGFNVSHANNKTKRKFYPNLQTKKFFIPSTGEWVQIKLSTQAIRTINKKGIEAVLKEVGAKF